In Exiguobacterium sibiricum 7-3, a genomic segment contains:
- a CDS encoding superoxide dismutase gives MSKFELPELGYAYDALEPHIDARTMEIHHSKHHNTYVTNVNAALEGSEHEGKSLEELLQNLDSLPANIQTAVRNNGGGHWNHSFFWKLLKKNDGATPTGELSSAIDESFGSFDAFKDEFAKAATTRFGSGWAWLIVDGGKLAVVSTPNQDTPVMEGKTPILGLDVWEHAYYLNYQNRRPDYINAFFNVVDWDHVAKLYADAK, from the coding sequence ATGTCAAAATTTGAATTACCAGAACTCGGCTACGCTTATGATGCGCTAGAGCCACATATCGATGCTCGTACGATGGAGATTCACCACTCAAAACACCACAATACGTATGTCACGAACGTCAATGCAGCACTTGAAGGGTCAGAGCACGAAGGAAAATCACTTGAAGAATTACTTCAAAACCTCGATTCACTTCCTGCAAACATTCAAACAGCTGTCCGTAACAACGGTGGCGGTCATTGGAACCACTCGTTTTTCTGGAAACTCTTGAAAAAGAACGATGGTGCAACACCAACTGGTGAACTTTCTTCGGCAATCGACGAGTCATTTGGTTCGTTTGATGCTTTCAAAGATGAGTTTGCAAAAGCAGCTACAACACGTTTTGGTTCAGGTTGGGCATGGCTCATCGTTGACGGTGGCAAATTAGCAGTCGTTTCAACACCAAACCAAGATACGCCAGTCATGGAAGGCAAAACGCCGATTCTTGGACTTGACGTTTGGGAACATGCGTATTATCTTAACTATCAAAACCGTCGCCCTGATTACATCAACGCGTTCTTTAACGTCGTTGACTGGGATCACGTGGCAAAACTTTACGCTGACGCAAAATAA
- the ispG gene encoding flavodoxin-dependent (E)-4-hydroxy-3-methylbut-2-enyl-diphosphate synthase — protein sequence MPKMVHRSKTRPVRVGDLVIGGSNEVIIQSMTTTKTHDVEATVAEILRLEEAGCQIVRVACPEERDALALAEIKSRINIPLVVDIHFNYKLALMAIEAGVDKIRINPGNIGRREKVEAVVTAAKAKNIPIRIGVNAGSLEKHILEKYGYPTARGMVESALHHIKILEDLDFHDIIVSLKASDVQLALEAYQLASESFDYPLHVGITESGPLRTGSLKSAAGLGAILSRGIGNTVRVSLSADPVEEVKVAKEVLKSFGLAANAATLISCPTCGRIEIDLMAIAAEIEDYIDKIQVNIKVAVLGCAVNGPGEAREADIGIAGARNEGLLFRHGEIIRKVPEATMVEELKKEIDAIVLEKEAEKEAAKTN from the coding sequence ATGCCGAAAATGGTCCATCGCTCTAAGACTCGTCCCGTTCGTGTTGGGGACCTTGTCATTGGTGGAAGTAATGAAGTCATCATTCAAAGTATGACGACAACAAAAACACACGACGTCGAAGCGACTGTCGCTGAAATTTTACGTCTAGAAGAAGCAGGATGCCAAATCGTCCGCGTTGCTTGTCCGGAAGAACGTGATGCGCTCGCACTTGCTGAAATCAAAAGCCGGATCAATATCCCGCTTGTCGTAGATATTCATTTCAACTATAAACTTGCTCTCATGGCGATCGAAGCGGGTGTCGATAAAATCCGAATCAACCCGGGTAACATCGGACGCCGCGAGAAAGTCGAAGCGGTCGTTACGGCAGCAAAAGCGAAAAACATTCCGATCCGGATTGGCGTCAATGCCGGTTCGCTCGAGAAACACATTCTTGAGAAATACGGTTATCCGACAGCTCGCGGGATGGTCGAAAGTGCTTTGCACCACATTAAGATTCTCGAGGATCTTGATTTCCACGATATCATCGTTTCCTTGAAAGCATCTGACGTTCAATTGGCGCTTGAAGCGTATCAGCTCGCTTCTGAATCATTTGATTACCCGCTGCACGTTGGAATCACGGAATCGGGTCCTTTACGGACAGGTTCATTAAAATCAGCTGCCGGTCTCGGTGCGATTCTATCACGTGGTATCGGTAACACAGTCCGTGTCTCCCTTTCTGCCGATCCGGTTGAAGAAGTCAAAGTCGCAAAAGAAGTCTTGAAATCATTTGGTCTTGCTGCAAACGCTGCAACGTTGATTTCTTGCCCAACATGCGGACGGATTGAAATCGACTTAATGGCAATTGCTGCAGAAATCGAAGACTATATCGATAAAATTCAAGTCAACATCAAAGTTGCCGTTCTCGGTTGTGCCGTCAACGGTCCTGGGGAAGCACGCGAAGCCGATATCGGAATTGCCGGCGCGCGTAACGAAGGATTATTGTTCCGTCACGGAGAAATCATCCGAAAAGTTCCAGAAGCAACGATGGTCGAAGAATTGAAAAAAGAAATCGATGCGATCGTTCTCGAAAAAGAAGCGGAAAAAGAAGCCGCAAAAACAAACTAA
- a CDS encoding alpha-amylase has translation MERNHTMMQFFEWHVENDGKHWQRLKERAPELRAAGITSVWIPPASKGQSDEDTGYGIYDVYDLGEFDQKGTVRTKYGTKDELIEAIQVAHENDIAIYADVVMNHKAAADELETIKVVEVHPEDRSQEISEEFEIDAWTKFTFPGRNGKYSDFIWTHEFFNGTDFDAREEKTGVFKISGKNKDWNDQVDNEFGNYDYLMFANIDYNHPEVREEMINWGNWFKETINCQGFRLDAIKHINYEFVNEFAKSMIGDNPDGFYMVGEFWKSDLDDCRQFLDSVDYTIDLFDVPLHYKFHEASQQGQDFDLTTLFADTLVESHPTNAVTFVDNHDSQPGESLESWIDDWFKQHAYASVLLRKDGYPCVFYGDYYGVQGPHPVEGKKEMIDALLYTRYHKAYGEQEDYLDDAHCVGWVRRGVEEFPNSGCAVLLSNADMCEKRMFVGETRAGEEWFDYTNHQEEPVVIDEEGFGVFPVPGGGVSVFAPRDEQ, from the coding sequence ATGGAACGTAACCATACAATGATGCAGTTTTTTGAGTGGCATGTAGAGAATGATGGGAAGCATTGGCAGCGCTTAAAAGAGAGAGCGCCGGAACTGCGTGCTGCAGGCATCACATCTGTTTGGATTCCGCCCGCTTCAAAGGGACAATCAGATGAAGATACAGGGTATGGCATTTACGATGTCTATGATTTAGGAGAGTTTGACCAAAAAGGAACGGTCCGCACGAAGTACGGAACAAAAGACGAGCTGATCGAAGCCATTCAAGTCGCACATGAAAATGATATCGCGATTTATGCCGATGTCGTCATGAACCATAAGGCAGCGGCAGATGAACTTGAGACAATTAAAGTTGTTGAAGTCCATCCGGAAGACCGTTCGCAAGAAATTTCAGAAGAATTTGAAATCGATGCTTGGACGAAATTTACGTTCCCAGGTCGAAACGGTAAGTACTCAGATTTCATTTGGACACATGAATTCTTCAACGGAACAGATTTTGATGCACGGGAAGAAAAAACGGGTGTCTTTAAGATCTCCGGAAAAAATAAAGATTGGAACGATCAAGTAGACAATGAATTCGGAAACTATGACTATTTGATGTTCGCCAACATCGATTACAACCACCCAGAAGTGCGTGAAGAGATGATTAACTGGGGAAATTGGTTTAAAGAGACAATCAACTGCCAAGGTTTCCGTTTGGATGCCATCAAACATATCAACTACGAATTCGTCAATGAGTTCGCCAAATCGATGATTGGAGACAATCCGGACGGTTTCTATATGGTCGGTGAGTTCTGGAAATCGGATTTGGATGATTGCCGCCAATTCTTAGACAGCGTTGATTATACAATTGATTTGTTTGATGTGCCGCTTCACTATAAATTCCACGAAGCATCGCAACAAGGACAGGACTTTGATTTAACGACGTTGTTTGCTGATACACTTGTTGAATCCCACCCGACGAATGCCGTGACGTTTGTTGATAATCATGATTCCCAACCGGGCGAATCGCTTGAGTCATGGATTGATGACTGGTTCAAACAGCATGCATATGCTTCTGTTTTATTACGCAAAGATGGTTATCCATGTGTCTTCTACGGAGACTACTATGGTGTCCAAGGACCACATCCGGTAGAAGGTAAAAAAGAGATGATCGATGCCTTGTTGTATACGCGTTATCATAAAGCATACGGCGAACAGGAAGATTATCTGGATGATGCGCATTGTGTCGGCTGGGTCCGTCGTGGTGTGGAAGAATTCCCGAACTCGGGATGTGCGGTCCTGCTTTCGAACGCTGACATGTGCGAAAAGCGGATGTTCGTTGGCGAAACGCGTGCCGGAGAAGAATGGTTCGATTATACGAACCACCAGGAAGAACCGGTTGTAATTGATGAAGAAGGATTCGGAGTCTTCCCAGTTCCAGGCGGCGGTGTCTCTGTATTTGCCCCGCGTGACGAACAGTAA
- a CDS encoding PstS family phosphate ABC transporter substrate-binding protein, with protein sequence MSWMKKTALITTVASIAVVGAACGNDKGGSSSSSDLSGKIAIDGSSTVFPIMEAVGEEYSIEQPDVDVTVGVSGTGGGFKRFVVGETDLSNASREIKEEEAAEAEKNSVEYTKLALAYDGLTVAISKENTWVKEMTLDQLEKIWLDPNVKTWKDVDASYPAEPIKFFSPGKDSGTFDFFSEKVLEKKDMRKDVQLSEDDNVLVKGVEGTKGAIGYFGYAYYAENKDKLKEVPLAAEGKDAVDPTPETIKDLSYPLSREIYTYVNNKSLKDKKQVADFVKFTNENAGDLSEEVGYIKMPQDRYDENTKAIEDAMK encoded by the coding sequence ATGTCTTGGATGAAAAAAACAGCTCTTATCACAACGGTAGCGTCAATCGCAGTAGTCGGTGCGGCATGCGGAAATGACAAAGGCGGCTCTTCAAGTTCTTCAGATCTTTCAGGAAAGATCGCAATTGATGGATCTTCAACAGTCTTCCCAATCATGGAAGCAGTCGGTGAAGAGTATTCAATCGAACAACCAGACGTCGATGTCACGGTCGGAGTATCAGGTACAGGCGGCGGATTCAAACGTTTTGTTGTTGGTGAAACAGACCTTTCAAATGCATCACGTGAAATTAAAGAAGAAGAAGCAGCGGAAGCTGAAAAAAATAGTGTGGAATATACGAAATTAGCGCTTGCTTACGACGGATTAACAGTCGCAATCAGCAAAGAGAACACATGGGTCAAAGAAATGACACTCGACCAGTTAGAAAAAATTTGGTTAGACCCGAATGTGAAGACATGGAAAGACGTGGATGCTTCTTATCCAGCAGAACCAATCAAATTCTTCAGCCCGGGTAAAGATTCCGGAACATTTGATTTCTTCTCAGAAAAAGTTCTTGAGAAAAAAGATATGCGTAAAGATGTTCAACTTTCAGAAGATGATAACGTCCTCGTTAAAGGGGTCGAAGGAACAAAAGGTGCGATTGGTTACTTCGGTTATGCCTACTACGCGGAAAACAAAGATAAGTTAAAAGAAGTACCGCTTGCAGCTGAAGGAAAAGACGCAGTTGATCCGACACCGGAAACAATCAAAGATCTTTCTTATCCACTTTCACGTGAGATCTACACGTACGTCAACAACAAATCATTAAAAGACAAAAAACAAGTGGCGGACTTCGTTAAATTCACAAATGAAAATGCAGGTGACTTATCGGAAGAAGTCGGTTATATCAAAATGCCGCAAGATCGTTACGATGAAAATACAAAAGCCATCGAAGATGCAATGAAATAA
- a CDS encoding Na/Pi cotransporter family protein, with the protein MNYDLQEMIFTFIGGLGIFLFGIKYMGDGLQKTAGDRLRYILDKYTSNPFLGILAGIVVTVLIQSSSGTTVIVVGLVSAGLMNLRQAIGVVMGANIGTTITAFIIGFNVKEAALPAIAIGAFLIFFFNKERIQYIGQIFFGFGALFYGLTLMGDGMAPLESSEWFRDLTVSMSDSPLLGVFVGTVFTILVQSSSATIGILQELYDGGMIDIKAALPVLFGDNIGTTITAVLAALGASIAAKRTAAAHVIFNIVGTILFLIALPLFSSFITWITGALNLEPKMQIAFAHGTFNVVNTLIQCWFIAQIAWLVQKVVPGTDTTVDSKPRHLDQNILNQSSSLALSQAKLEVLRMGEFSKDALGKAHRYTQSHDKKDVSDAGQIEYAINHLNTEVTSYLVKVAAHDLSERESNGHSLLMHAVNDFERIGDHVENVIELVDFQIVNRITFTEKAKKELDEMYILTQKIVGTAIKAVETDDVSLARQVLELEGKLDSLERSFRKHHVLRVNAGECTGQAGMIFVDLLSNLERIGDHAVNITDLVLEQRSGTA; encoded by the coding sequence ATGAACTATGATTTACAGGAAATGATTTTCACCTTTATCGGTGGACTGGGTATTTTCCTATTCGGTATTAAGTATATGGGAGATGGTCTTCAAAAAACAGCGGGAGACCGTCTGCGGTACATTTTAGATAAATATACCTCCAACCCGTTTCTCGGGATTTTGGCTGGTATTGTCGTCACGGTCTTGATCCAGTCGTCATCCGGAACAACCGTCATTGTCGTCGGTTTAGTGAGTGCGGGCTTGATGAATTTACGTCAAGCCATTGGTGTCGTCATGGGGGCGAACATTGGAACGACAATCACTGCTTTTATCATCGGCTTTAACGTGAAGGAAGCGGCACTCCCTGCGATTGCAATCGGAGCATTCTTGATTTTCTTCTTCAATAAAGAAAGGATTCAATACATTGGCCAAATCTTCTTTGGATTTGGAGCTCTCTTTTATGGATTGACATTAATGGGTGACGGAATGGCACCTCTTGAATCGAGTGAATGGTTCCGTGATTTGACGGTCTCGATGTCAGATAGTCCGTTGCTCGGTGTGTTCGTCGGAACAGTCTTTACTATATTGGTTCAGTCATCCTCTGCGACAATCGGTATTCTGCAGGAATTATACGATGGTGGAATGATTGATATTAAAGCCGCATTACCGGTCTTGTTTGGGGATAACATCGGAACAACGATCACTGCAGTACTGGCAGCACTCGGTGCTTCAATCGCTGCAAAACGTACAGCGGCGGCACACGTGATCTTCAATATTGTCGGAACGATTTTATTCTTGATTGCCTTACCGCTGTTCTCAAGTTTTATCACGTGGATTACAGGAGCGCTTAATCTTGAACCAAAAATGCAGATTGCCTTTGCCCACGGAACATTTAACGTCGTCAATACGTTGATTCAGTGCTGGTTCATCGCGCAAATTGCTTGGCTCGTCCAAAAAGTCGTACCGGGAACGGATACGACCGTCGATTCAAAACCGCGGCACCTCGATCAAAACATCTTGAATCAGTCATCGTCACTTGCTTTAAGTCAGGCGAAACTGGAAGTCTTGCGAATGGGAGAATTCTCAAAAGACGCACTCGGGAAAGCACATCGTTATACACAATCGCATGATAAAAAAGATGTCTCGGATGCAGGTCAAATCGAGTATGCCATCAATCATCTGAACACAGAAGTGACCAGTTATCTTGTTAAAGTTGCAGCACATGACTTGTCCGAACGGGAATCAAACGGTCACTCACTTCTCATGCATGCGGTCAACGATTTTGAACGAATTGGTGACCATGTCGAAAACGTCATCGAACTGGTTGATTTCCAAATCGTCAATCGGATTACATTTACTGAGAAGGCGAAAAAAGAACTGGATGAAATGTACATCTTGACCCAAAAAATCGTTGGGACAGCCATTAAAGCCGTTGAAACGGACGATGTTTCGCTGGCGCGTCAAGTACTTGAACTGGAAGGGAAGCTCGATTCACTCGAACGATCATTCCGGAAACATCATGTCTTACGGGTCAACGCAGGCGAATGTACAGGTCAAGCCGGCATGATTTTTGTAGATTTGCTGTCGAATTTAGAACGGATTGGTGACCATGCCGTCAATATTACGGATTTAGTACTCGAACAACGTTCTGGAACAGCGTGA
- a CDS encoding peptidoglycan D,D-transpeptidase FtsI family protein, whose amino-acid sequence MAKRITVKGKRRNHLPLRLNLMFFVVFLLFAILIFRLGVVQIVNGEKISREVQKTEMIASKYEVPRGKIYDRDGRLLVDTISKYSIVYRRSQNTKVDERIEIASRLAAIINLPKNDWKVTERDMKDYWVAVNSEESDRRYKEAVAKRYPDAEEQNKLSISEQDQIRLDTITKKDIDFDDKTMEIIAIKHNMEVGYALDPQLVKLGANAKEMAIIDENLEDLKGVSVEPFYERSYPYEGTLRNIFGKYSKIPAEQQAEFKAKGYSLNDRVGTSFLEQQYEDLLRGKPAYDVYETFNGEPVGEPNREEGESGKDLVLTVDAEYNKQVDQILQQAIRMGRGMGSGYLKEGYAVVMNPKTGEILAMSGQKLDTATNKFSDVAINNVLTSLQIGSTIKGATVAMGLQEGVIRQNEVINDAPITIGGTKKGSYVNMGPITDLTALERSSNVYMFNIAMRMANYPTNGVAGASVDAAAAIMQNYYSQFGLGVTTGIDLPYEAKGVQGTPDRVTLLMDRVIGQYDAFTPLQVAQYVSTLANGGYRVQPHFLKEVLASNSIEDGTKQVDYSFKTNYLNRIEVSQANIDHVREGFHRVVKGERGTAKIIAQTGIDAAAKTGTAQVSVYGEDGIALRDGSGQPVRSLNSNLVGWAPYDNPEMAWAVFLPYMEQETVNSKIGHDLVKAYFNVKDVPWQTKPN is encoded by the coding sequence ATGGCGAAACGAATCACGGTGAAGGGAAAACGGCGGAATCATCTGCCGCTTCGCCTTAACTTAATGTTTTTTGTAGTATTTTTATTGTTTGCGATTTTAATTTTTCGCTTAGGTGTTGTCCAAATTGTAAATGGTGAAAAGATTTCACGGGAAGTTCAAAAAACGGAAATGATTGCTTCGAAATACGAAGTTCCTCGTGGTAAGATTTATGACCGGGACGGAAGGCTTTTAGTTGATACGATCTCGAAATACTCGATTGTCTATCGTCGTTCCCAAAATACGAAAGTCGACGAACGGATTGAAATCGCTTCGCGTCTTGCAGCAATCATCAATCTTCCGAAAAACGATTGGAAAGTAACGGAACGTGACATGAAAGATTACTGGGTAGCCGTTAACAGTGAAGAATCGGATCGCCGGTATAAAGAAGCAGTAGCAAAACGTTATCCGGATGCGGAAGAACAAAATAAATTATCGATTTCGGAGCAGGATCAAATCCGTCTCGATACGATTACGAAAAAAGATATCGACTTTGATGATAAGACGATGGAAATCATCGCCATCAAACACAACATGGAAGTCGGTTATGCCCTTGATCCGCAGCTCGTTAAATTAGGAGCGAATGCTAAAGAAATGGCGATTATCGATGAGAACCTTGAAGATCTAAAAGGAGTATCGGTTGAGCCGTTTTATGAACGCTCATATCCATATGAAGGAACGTTACGAAATATCTTCGGGAAGTACTCGAAAATTCCGGCAGAACAACAAGCGGAATTCAAGGCAAAAGGATACAGCCTGAACGACCGGGTCGGAACATCATTCCTCGAGCAACAGTATGAAGATCTGTTACGTGGAAAACCGGCTTACGATGTGTATGAAACGTTTAACGGTGAACCGGTCGGTGAACCGAATCGTGAAGAAGGCGAATCCGGGAAAGATCTCGTCCTGACGGTTGATGCGGAATACAATAAACAAGTCGATCAAATTCTACAACAGGCGATCAGAATGGGTCGCGGCATGGGAAGCGGTTATCTGAAAGAAGGATATGCCGTTGTCATGAATCCGAAAACCGGTGAGATTTTGGCCATGTCTGGTCAAAAGCTCGATACGGCAACGAATAAATTCAGTGATGTTGCGATCAATAACGTGTTGACTTCCCTGCAAATCGGTTCGACGATTAAAGGGGCAACGGTCGCAATGGGACTTCAAGAAGGCGTCATCCGTCAAAACGAAGTCATCAATGATGCGCCGATTACAATCGGTGGGACGAAAAAAGGATCGTACGTCAATATGGGACCGATTACGGACTTAACGGCACTCGAACGTTCGTCAAACGTCTACATGTTTAACATCGCGATGCGGATGGCAAACTATCCGACTAACGGTGTCGCTGGTGCGAGCGTCGATGCGGCAGCGGCCATCATGCAGAACTATTACAGTCAGTTTGGTCTCGGTGTGACAACGGGAATCGATCTTCCGTATGAAGCAAAAGGGGTACAAGGGACGCCGGACCGCGTCACGCTCCTAATGGACCGAGTAATTGGTCAATACGATGCCTTTACACCACTCCAAGTTGCGCAGTACGTTTCGACACTGGCAAATGGCGGGTACCGTGTACAGCCACACTTCTTAAAAGAAGTCTTAGCATCGAATTCAATTGAAGACGGAACGAAGCAAGTCGATTACAGTTTTAAAACGAACTATTTAAACCGGATCGAAGTCAGTCAAGCGAATATTGATCATGTCCGTGAAGGATTCCACCGTGTTGTCAAAGGGGAACGCGGGACAGCGAAAATCATTGCCCAAACCGGCATCGATGCGGCGGCGAAAACCGGAACGGCTCAGGTCAGCGTCTACGGCGAAGACGGAATTGCACTTCGGGATGGAAGTGGACAACCGGTTCGCTCGTTGAACTCGAACTTAGTCGGCTGGGCGCCATACGACAATCCAGAGATGGCATGGGCCGTGTTCCTTCCATATATGGAGCAGGAAACCGTCAACTCGAAAATTGGTCATGATTTAGTGAAGGCATACTTTAATGTGAAAGATGTTCCATGGCAAACTAAGCCAAATTAA